The following is a genomic window from Longimicrobium sp..
CCCCGTCCCGCTCCCGCTCCCGAAGCCGAAGCGCGCCGTGCCGTTCGCGTCGGAGACGGCGGCCTCGGTCACGCGCACGTTCGCGAGCCGGTTGATCTCGGCGTGGCGGCGCAGGAAGGCGGCGTTGACGGGGTTCGGCTCGAACGCCCACACCGCGCCCCGCTCACCCGCCAGCACCGCCGAAAGCACGGTGTAGTAGCCCACGTGCGCCCCCACGTCCAGCACCGTTGCGCCGGGGCGGACGTGCTCCTCGAACAGCCGCGTCTGCTCCGGCTCGTAGCTGCCGCCCAGGATGCGCAGGATCTTCCCGCGGCTGGCGGGGAGCCACCAGCGCCCGCGCAGCCGCCCGCCCACGATCGGCAGCCTCATCGCCGCGCCGGGCCAGCGCACTCACGCACTAACGCACTCACGCACTCCCTCATTCCCCGACCCGCAGCACGGCCAGAAACGCCTCCTGCGGAATCTCCACCGTCCCCACCTGCTTCATCCGCTTCTTGCCGGCCTTCTGCTTTTCCAGGAGCTTGCGCTTGCGGGAGATGTCGCCGCCGTAGCACTTGGCAGTCACGTTCTTTCGCATCGCCGAGATGCTCTCGCGGGCGATGACCTTGTTGCCGATCGCGGCCTGGATCGCCACCTCGAACATCTGCCGC
Proteins encoded in this region:
- a CDS encoding FkbM family methyltransferase, with protein sequence MRLPIVGGRLRGRWWLPASRGKILRILGGSYEPEQTRLFEEHVRPGATVLDVGAHVGYYTVLSAVLAGERGAVWAFEPNPVNAAFLRRHAEINRLANVRVTEAAVSDANGTARFGFGSGSGTGHLSADGTAEVRTVRLDDFCAEHGIAPSAMKVDVEGAEGAVLEGARDTLARHRPVLFLSTHGVEVHRACLAFLEGAGYACRPILGDDVRTTSELLCTPAAR